Proteins encoded within one genomic window of bacterium:
- a CDS encoding FixH family protein gives MAGLEPSRSALPKLGALVLLVLVLIAGVLFSRQMIGTQRASQAPAGELRLAIAPLAELKAFKPMPFEVTVRTPDGLPLEGAEVRFDLTMPDMEMPLNRFDAQPVPGQPGVYRGEGNFTMGGRWQIEATAKQGDRTGAATELVEISTR, from the coding sequence ATGGCCGGTCTCGAACCCTCCCGTTCCGCGCTCCCCAAGCTCGGAGCGCTCGTCCTCTTGGTGCTCGTCCTGATCGCAGGGGTGCTCTTCTCGCGTCAGATGATCGGGACCCAGCGGGCCTCGCAGGCCCCGGCCGGCGAGTTGCGCCTTGCGATCGCACCGCTTGCCGAGCTCAAGGCCTTCAAGCCCATGCCCTTCGAGGTCACGGTCCGGACGCCGGATGGCTTGCCGCTCGAAGGCGCCGAGGTTCGCTTCGATCTGACCATGCCCGACATGGAGATGCCCCTCAACCGCTTCGACGCCCAGCCGGTGCCGGGCCAGCCCGGCGTGTACCGGGGCGAGGGCAACTTCACCATGGGCGGCCGCTGGCAGATCGAGGCCACCGCGAAGCAGGGGGATCGCACCGGCGCGGCCACCGAGCTGGTCGAGATCTCCACGCGATGA
- a CDS encoding caspase family protein, protein MKKNLVALMLSSVAAASALVGCGVPGASMVNGETGSLKGMSAVTGTKRAFLVGINDYMMQGADLRGCVNDIKNVQANMLSAEGFKANDTTVLLDQQATRENILAGLKAAVAATKKGDFLYFHYSGHGAQVRDTNGDEPDGMDEILCPTDLASGPNGFKNAILDDELQSILGQLPAGASMLFVSDSCNSGTVDRLNRVRGLNLENNTRNLDAVRVNTKAMSTFAARANSGAYTLISGCQDDQTSADAYITGTYNGALTYYLVDSYKKGGQAMTYADWHKATVSAIKANRYSQTPNLQGAANAKIFSIVN, encoded by the coding sequence GTGAAGAAGAACCTCGTCGCCTTGATGCTTTCCTCGGTTGCCGCCGCGAGCGCGCTCGTGGGTTGCGGCGTCCCCGGCGCCTCGATGGTCAACGGCGAGACCGGTTCCCTCAAGGGCATGAGCGCCGTCACCGGCACCAAGCGCGCCTTCCTGGTCGGCATCAACGACTACATGATGCAGGGTGCCGACCTGCGCGGTTGCGTCAACGACATCAAGAACGTCCAGGCCAACATGCTGAGCGCCGAGGGCTTCAAGGCGAACGACACGACCGTCCTGCTCGACCAGCAGGCCACCCGCGAGAACATCCTCGCCGGCCTCAAGGCCGCGGTCGCCGCCACCAAGAAGGGTGACTTCCTCTACTTCCACTACTCGGGTCACGGCGCCCAGGTCCGCGACACCAACGGCGACGAGCCGGACGGCATGGATGAGATCCTCTGCCCCACCGACCTGGCTTCGGGCCCCAACGGCTTCAAGAACGCCATCCTCGACGACGAGCTGCAGAGCATCCTCGGTCAGCTGCCCGCCGGCGCCTCGATGCTGTTCGTCTCGGACTCCTGCAACTCGGGCACGGTCGATCGCCTCAACCGCGTCCGCGGCCTGAACCTCGAGAACAACACCCGCAACCTGGACGCCGTCCGCGTCAACACCAAGGCGATGAGCACCTTCGCGGCCCGCGCCAACAGCGGCGCCTACACCCTGATCTCGGGCTGCCAGGACGACCAGACCTCGGCCGACGCCTACATCACCGGCACCTACAACGGCGCGCTGACCTACTACCTCGTCGACTCCTACAAGAAGGGCGGCCAGGCGATGACCTACGCCGACTGGCACAAGGCGACCGTCTCGGCGATCAAGGCCAACCGCTACTCGCAGACCCCCAACCTGCAGGGTGCTGCCAACGCCAAGATCTTCAGCATCGTCAACTAA
- a CDS encoding MBL fold metallo-hydrolase, whose product MATLKKRLPENVAGEFFVDSTCIDCGTCRQLACRTFGESGDFSYVYAQPQSADETHDALRALLCCPTGSIGTVHPNQAREVMADFPLPLDDGVYYNGFNSPKSFGGNSYFIQHPQGNWLIDSPKYLSHLVQRFEAMGGIRYIFLTHRDDVADADRYAETFKAQRIIYDADRSAVPAAETILNGDEPVELAKGFVVIPTPGHTRGHAALLYENRYLFSGDHLWGYPDDRSLGASQSVCWYSWPEQVRSMERLLGYSFEWVLPGHGDRIHLPPDVMHAALETLVRRMRQSLVAGTAAR is encoded by the coding sequence ATGGCGACGCTCAAGAAACGGCTGCCCGAGAATGTCGCGGGCGAATTCTTCGTCGACTCCACCTGCATCGACTGTGGCACCTGTCGCCAGCTCGCGTGCCGCACCTTCGGGGAAAGCGGCGACTTCTCCTACGTCTACGCCCAGCCCCAGTCCGCCGATGAAACCCATGACGCCCTGCGCGCCCTCTTGTGCTGCCCGACGGGCTCCATCGGCACGGTCCATCCCAACCAGGCCCGCGAGGTGATGGCGGACTTTCCGCTGCCGCTCGATGATGGGGTCTACTACAACGGCTTCAACTCGCCCAAGTCCTTCGGCGGCAACAGCTACTTCATCCAGCACCCGCAAGGCAACTGGCTCATCGACTCCCCCAAGTACCTGTCCCACCTCGTCCAGCGCTTCGAGGCCATGGGCGGTATCCGCTATATTTTCCTGACCCACCGAGACGACGTCGCCGATGCCGACCGTTACGCCGAAACCTTCAAGGCCCAGCGCATCATCTACGATGCCGATCGATCGGCCGTACCGGCGGCGGAGACCATCCTCAACGGGGATGAGCCCGTGGAGCTGGCCAAGGGCTTTGTCGTCATCCCGACCCCAGGCCACACCCGAGGGCATGCCGCCCTGCTGTACGAGAACCGCTACCTGTTCAGCGGCGATCACTTGTGGGGCTATCCGGATGATCGGAGCCTCGGAGCCTCGCAAAGCGTGTGCTGGTACTCATGGCCCGAGCAGGTCCGATCCATGGAGCGGCTTCTCGGCTACTCGTTCGAGTGGGTGCTGCCTGGCCACGGGGACCGGATCCACCTGCCGCCCGACGTGATGCATGCGGCCCTCGAAACGCTCGTGAGGCGCATGCGCCAGTCGCTCGTCGCGGGAACGGCAGCGAGGTGA
- a CDS encoding sulfite exporter TauE/SafE family protein — MIPLWAALSLGFLFSFAHCLGMCGGIVAAYSSTLPEGGRGKWTVHLLYNLGRTASYAVIGLGVGALGSAVALGGRLAGMQGALSVVSGVLMILLGLGMLGWRRLSPEALPSFAEAPWFKGLFRQAMTLDPHARAFGVGVLNGWLPCGMVYSGAAIAATTGSALGGGLTMASFGLGTLPAMLLLGLIAYRVGVTIRQRLQQVGALVLIGIGVLTVFRGLV, encoded by the coding sequence ATGATTCCCCTCTGGGCGGCCCTCTCGCTGGGCTTCCTCTTCAGCTTCGCCCACTGCCTGGGCATGTGCGGCGGCATCGTCGCCGCCTACTCCTCGACCCTGCCCGAGGGCGGGCGCGGGAAGTGGACCGTTCACCTCCTTTACAACCTGGGACGGACCGCTTCGTACGCCGTGATCGGCCTGGGAGTCGGGGCCTTGGGCTCTGCGGTCGCCCTCGGCGGGCGCCTCGCGGGGATGCAGGGGGCGCTCAGCGTCGTCTCCGGTGTTCTCATGATCCTCTTGGGGCTGGGGATGCTCGGCTGGCGTCGCCTGAGCCCCGAGGCTCTGCCCTCTTTCGCCGAGGCTCCCTGGTTCAAGGGTCTCTTCCGTCAAGCCATGACTCTCGATCCGCACGCGCGCGCCTTCGGGGTCGGGGTGCTCAACGGCTGGCTGCCTTGCGGCATGGTCTACAGCGGGGCGGCGATCGCTGCCACCACCGGCTCGGCGCTCGGCGGCGGCCTCACCATGGCGAGCTTTGGCCTTGGCACCCTGCCGGCGATGCTCTTGCTCGGCCTCATCGCCTATCGCGTTGGCGTGACGATTCGCCAGCGCCTCCAGCAGGTCGGCGCCCTCGTCCTGATCGGGATCGGGGTCCTTACCGTTTTTAGGGGCCTGGTCTGA